ACCGATTGAAACTCCTCGAGCCAATTGAACTGAAGGATGAACAGCGCTGATCAATTCATAACCATGATCCTCAAGCCATTGCGCTACGCTCAATCTCTGAAAATTATCGCCTATTGCAACGAAACATTTCGCCACGAGTTCGGATTTGGCTGCTGCACGCAAGTCTTCTCTGCCCCCCAGGACTCGATAGCCGAAAAAGGTCCTTCCTTTGAGGCCGGCATCGTCGTCCACTATAAAGGCCGGCTTGTACAGCCCTTGCCTTTCCATCACGTCCAGAACAACCTTTGCGTGCCCGCCCGCGCCGAATACGAATATTTGATCCAATGTTCCCTCGCCCAAGGCTCAGTTTGCAGCCGTTTCTTCAAGGTGTCGTTGCGAGAAGTAGGTCCCGCAGTCCGCGGGAAAGTCATTTCCCGAGATTGCTTCGGATTTGGGCTATCGCGTGACGGCCAATTTCAAGGCAGGATATGCCTTACACAGACAAAGGCTTCAGCGTGCTCCATACCCACAAAGCCGCCTCGATAGCGGCTCAAAACCATTATCGACTCCGGTGACCGTTCGTGCGGGTAAGCCTTGATTTGAGATTCATACAGATTGGCCGCGGCAATTTTGCGATCAATGGTTGTCGAGACATCGCAGAAGACGTTTGGCACAAAGGCCGCTGTCATTGCAGGAGAATTCCAGTTGGTGGAGGAAAGCACCTCATAACAGTAAATGCACCGCACAGTTGTTTGGAGCGGCCTGGCTGCAACCATGGCGCTGCTATGGACAATCTGGTGATCACGGTTAATGTCCCCCGGGAAGGGCAAAAACAACAACTCCGGTTCAATCTGACGCAGGAATGTGGATATCCTATCATTGATCTCGTACTGGGGCAGCGTATCCAGTTTGATGGACGGCAAATCCGCGAAGTGCGTCTTTTTGACCCCCAAGAGGGCATGGGCCCTGACGGCTTCTTCTCTGCCTCGCTCAATCAACTTGGGATCGAACAGCTCGTCGCCCTTGGTGATAATCAGGACGTGGACTTCATTGCCCGCGTCCGCGTATTTGGCCATTGTGCCGCCGGCCCCGAACACTTCGTCATCGGGATGAGGCGCTATGACAAGCATTCGCATTGGACAGAGTCTCCTTGACACTGTGGATGTCTGATGTGAACATACTGATTGTCGGAGCATAACAGAAAGGGTTTTGCTCGTGTTGAGGCTCGAACGGCCGGTACGGCGGGATTCATCCGAACTAACGCCTTTCCCACATTCCAGAGGGTCAAATGACTCAGATTGAATACAGATCCTACATGCCGGGAGATGAGCATGCCATCCTGGCCTTGTTTCGGGAAAGCTTCGGCAGCCGAACGATGACCATGGACTACTGGAAATGGCGCTTCCGTGAGAATCCGGTTGGACAAATATTGATAGAATTGGCATGGGACGGCGATAAGCTCGCGGCGCACTACGGGGTTTCTCCCGTGCTTATGAGCATCCAAGGCAAAGACGCTCTCTGTGGTCTTTCGGTCACGACCATGACCCATCCCCACTATCGAGGCCGAGGGCTTTTTCCTGTTCTTGCGGATCGTCTGTATCGCCGTATGGCTGAAACGGGCTATCTCATGGTTTGGGGATTTCCGAACAAAAACTCGCACGAAGGGTTTGTTAGCAGGCTCGGCTGGCGAGACATATGCGAGATCCCCATGCTCAGGCTGGACCTCGGAAAAATGAAACACAGGCCCGAGCGGACCGCCAAGATCGGTGAATGCACTGTCTTTGACGATGGTTTCAACCAGTTGTGGGCATCCGTTTCCGCGAGACATGCCATAGCCGTAAAACGCGACGCTACATACCTTCGATGGCGATTTCAATCCAATCCGGAGAACAAATACCAACTCATCTGCTACAAGGATGACGATCAGCTACTCGGGTACGCTGTTTGGAAACTTTACCAGGGAACAGACCTTGAAATAATAGATCTGGTGGCTGTTGAACAAGAGACGGTGGGGACCGCTCTTGTGGCGGCTGCGGTGGAAACCGGCCTCGGACTCGGGGCTGAAAGCGTCAAAATGTGGCTTCCGAGACACAATCCATTGCGTGCGAACCTGGAACGCACGGGCTTCCGGGAAGGGCCACCAATGACTTTTTTCGGGGCTCGTTCTTTTGATTCAGTGCCGTACGGAACGAATTGGTCTGCTGAAAGTGCGTGGTTCTATTCCATGAGTGACTCGGATGTCTTCTGATCATGATTTCGGAACTGACCACCGCTTGTTCGGCCCTCGCCCCTTCCATCCAAGGCCGGGCCAGGTGTCCCGGTAAATCTTCCGCATGTGGCGTGCCCCTCTTGATTTACTCCTGAGCCGCTCAATACGGTAATGATGGCCAAAAGAAAGATCTTCGCATCGAGCATAAGCGACCAATGGTCCACGTACCACAGATCCAGCTTGAACTTCCGCTCCCAGGTATTCGCGTTGCGGCCATTGACGCCGGCCCAGCCGACTATTCCCGGCGGAACTTCGTGTCTGCGTCGTTGCTCCGGAGTGTAAAGGTCCCAGTATTCCACGGGCAAAGGCCGCGGCCCTATAAAACTCATTTCGCCCTTCAAAACGTTCCACAACTGCGGCAGCTCATCCAATGCGGTTTTGCGAAGGGCCCCGCCCAGGCGGGTGAGGCGCTGAGCGTCGGGCAGCAGGCACCCCGCGTCGTCGCGATCGTCGATCATGCTTCGAAACTTCCACAGGCGAAAAGGCCTTCCATGCAGTCCCGAACGGCTCTGACCGAACAGAACCGGAGCGCCCATGCTCAAGCGGACAGCGAGGGCCACTCCCAGGAACACCGGAGAGAGCAGGAACAGCCCCAAGAAGGCTGCAACCAGGTCGCAAGATCGCTTCAGTCTCCGCGTCATCTCGATCCACCTGAGCCTGGAGCTTGTACGGGATCTTTTTGACCGGCCCTCACATGAGCCAGCCCCTTTTGGTTAACGCGGAGCATGTACTCGTGAAACAGGGCATCCCATATAGCAGTCTGCTGAAAATCCCTCAGAACGCGCTTTCTCGCTTCCCTGCCGTGTCGCAGCCGTAATTCCCTGTTTTCCAGATACGTTCCTATGGCGTTTGCCAGCGACAGCGCTTCCCGCGGAGGGACAAGAGTGCCGGTCTCGCCATCCTTAACCGCGTCCACGCAACCCGTGACCCTGGTCGCCACGGTGGGGACCTCCATGGCCGCGGCTTCCAGCACCACATTTGGAAATCCTTCCCGGTACGTGGGGAGAACCAGCAAGCTCATAATGCTGTACAAGGAGGGCATCCGCGAATTCTCCACAGCCGCTATCCTTGCTATCCGAGGGTCGTTCTGCAAAGCGTTCAGCGTGGCCGCGGAAACAGGATCCTGAGCTTCCGTATGCCCGATGATCAACAAAAAGCAATTGCCGCGATTTCTAATGCTTTGCCACGCCTCGATCAGTTCCTCTACGCCCTTGCTTTTAACGATCCGGCCCACGAAACCAATTACGAAAGCATTGTCCGGGATTGCCAGTTGCTCGCGCAATTCGTCCCGGTCCGAGTCGGTCACTCGTGTGGGATTGAAGCGGCCTTGTCCATCGACCCCGTTACTGCTGCCGTGGGCGAGA
This sequence is a window from Desulfomonile tiedjei. Protein-coding genes within it:
- a CDS encoding PIG-L family deacetylase, with the translated sequence MRMLVIAPHPDDEVFGAGGTMAKYADAGNEVHVLIITKGDELFDPKLIERGREEAVRAHALLGVKKTHFADLPSIKLDTLPQYEINDRISTFLRQIEPELLFLPFPGDINRDHQIVHSSAMVAARPLQTTVRCIYCYEVLSSTNWNSPAMTAAFVPNVFCDVSTTIDRKIAAANLYESQIKAYPHERSPESIMVLSRYRGGFVGMEHAEAFVCVRHILP
- a CDS encoding GNAT family N-acetyltransferase, with protein sequence MTQIEYRSYMPGDEHAILALFRESFGSRTMTMDYWKWRFRENPVGQILIELAWDGDKLAAHYGVSPVLMSIQGKDALCGLSVTTMTHPHYRGRGLFPVLADRLYRRMAETGYLMVWGFPNKNSHEGFVSRLGWRDICEIPMLRLDLGKMKHRPERTAKIGECTVFDDGFNQLWASVSARHAIAVKRDATYLRWRFQSNPENKYQLICYKDDDQLLGYAVWKLYQGTDLEIIDLVAVEQETVGTALVAAAVETGLGLGAESVKMWLPRHNPLRANLERTGFREGPPMTFFGARSFDSVPYGTNWSAESAWFYSMSDSDVF
- a CDS encoding sugar transferase; amino-acid sequence: MTRRLKRSCDLVAAFLGLFLLSPVFLGVALAVRLSMGAPVLFGQSRSGLHGRPFRLWKFRSMIDDRDDAGCLLPDAQRLTRLGGALRKTALDELPQLWNVLKGEMSFIGPRPLPVEYWDLYTPEQRRRHEVPPGIVGWAGVNGRNANTWERKFKLDLWYVDHWSLMLDAKIFLLAIITVLSGSGVNQEGHATCGRFTGTPGPALDGRGEGRTSGGQFRNHDQKTSESLME
- a CDS encoding glycosyltransferase family 4 protein, with protein sequence MTIKLVHVVTVPVTLKHLLRDQIAYMRGKGLQVVAVSSPGPMLEDMASRDGLEVHAVPMSRWISPFSDLVALWRLFRLFRKIRPTIVHGSTAKASVLAMAAAAFARVPIRFYTVRGLMTETRSGSSRHLLRALESVTCLLAQRVFPVSKSVAASLMSERLCSPHKISLLAHGSSNGVDGQGRFNPTRVTDSDRDELREQLAIPDNAFVIGFVGRIVKSKGVEELIEAWQSIRNRGNCFLLIIGHTEAQDPVSAATLNALQNDPRIARIAAVENSRMPSLYSIMSLLVLPTYREGFPNVVLEAAAMEVPTVATRVTGCVDAVKDGETGTLVPPREALSLANAIGTYLENRELRLRHGREARKRVLRDFQQTAIWDALFHEYMLRVNQKGLAHVRAGQKDPVQAPGSGGSR